A stretch of Geomonas oryzisoli DNA encodes these proteins:
- a CDS encoding ABC transporter permease, whose amino-acid sequence MANMIERHRHILDFTLAALLRRKGKNGGLVLVYTLIIFVLASVLFFTEAIKREATLVLHESPEIIVQRTQAGRYQTIPASWCEEIGRINGVTSVQPRLWGYHYDRTRRANYTFMVPAQAPPQPGHVDLGSGVARVLGADIGDTIAFAGHDGVPRAYTVGTLLESESQLLTADVVLISERDYRDFSGIPAGQATDLVLQVRNPREYATVVEKITGMHHDARPILRSEIQRTYDAVFGWRSGLMIVIYSGAALAFLILSWDKATGLSAEERTEIGILKAVGWDTSDILLMKFWEGAVISLTAFLAGTIFAYIHVFFTSSALFAPVLKGWSTLYPSFRLMPVLDLRQGAALFFLTVVPYTVTTIVPSWRAATIDPDRVMR is encoded by the coding sequence ATGGCAAACATGATTGAACGGCACCGGCATATTCTCGATTTCACCCTGGCCGCACTCCTGCGTCGCAAAGGGAAAAATGGCGGGCTCGTGCTGGTTTACACCCTGATCATTTTCGTCCTCGCATCGGTACTCTTCTTCACCGAGGCGATCAAGCGCGAAGCGACGCTGGTCCTTCACGAGTCTCCCGAGATAATCGTCCAGCGCACCCAGGCCGGGCGCTACCAGACCATCCCCGCTTCCTGGTGCGAGGAGATAGGCAGGATCAACGGAGTCACATCGGTACAACCACGCTTGTGGGGCTACCACTATGACCGGACACGGCGTGCCAACTACACCTTCATGGTGCCTGCCCAGGCCCCTCCGCAGCCGGGCCACGTGGATCTCGGCAGCGGGGTCGCACGCGTTCTGGGCGCCGACATTGGGGACACCATAGCGTTTGCGGGACACGATGGAGTGCCGCGCGCCTACACGGTCGGTACCCTTCTGGAGAGCGAGTCGCAACTGCTGACTGCGGATGTGGTCCTTATTTCGGAGCGGGATTACCGTGACTTCTCGGGCATCCCTGCAGGACAGGCCACCGATCTTGTCCTGCAGGTGCGCAATCCGCGGGAGTACGCGACCGTAGTCGAAAAGATAACCGGGATGCATCACGACGCCCGTCCGATCCTGCGCAGCGAGATCCAACGGACCTACGACGCGGTCTTTGGCTGGCGCTCGGGGCTGATGATCGTCATCTACAGCGGCGCGGCACTGGCCTTTCTCATCCTTTCCTGGGACAAGGCGACCGGACTTTCCGCCGAAGAGCGCACGGAGATCGGTATCCTCAAAGCAGTCGGCTGGGACACGTCCGACATTCTCTTGATGAAATTTTGGGAGGGAGCCGTCATATCTCTTACGGCCTTCCTGGCAGGGACCATCTTCGCCTACATTCACGTATTCTTCACGTCCTCGGCCCTGTTTGCACCGGTACTCAAAGGGTGGTCCACCCTCTACCCTTCCTTCCGCCTAATGCCCGTGCTCGATCTGCGGCAGGGTGCCGCCCTTTTCTTCCTCACCGTGGTTCCCTACACCGTCACCACCATCGTCCCATCCTGGAGGGCGGCAACCATCGACCCCGACAGGGTCATGCGCTGA
- a CDS encoding nitrous oxide reductase accessory protein NosL, protein MFVAKFPDFAAEIQFKDGAAVHFDGAKDMFKYYLNLSRYAPGRKTADIAAVFVTDYYDLTKVDGLSACYVTGSDVYGPMGRELIPFRSESKARDFRKDHRGNSVLRFRGVTPVLLDRLD, encoded by the coding sequence ATGTTCGTTGCCAAATTCCCTGACTTCGCCGCAGAAATCCAATTCAAGGATGGAGCAGCAGTCCATTTCGATGGAGCCAAGGACATGTTCAAGTACTATCTCAACCTGTCCCGCTACGCACCCGGCCGGAAAACGGCCGACATCGCAGCCGTCTTCGTCACCGACTACTACGACCTTACCAAGGTCGACGGTCTTTCTGCCTGTTACGTAACGGGCAGCGATGTCTATGGCCCGATGGGGCGGGAACTCATTCCCTTCCGCAGCGAGTCCAAGGCGCGTGACTTCCGGAAGGATCACCGGGGAAATTCGGTACTGCGCTTCCGCGGCGTCACACCCGTCCTGCTGGACCGGCTCGACTGA